CAACGACTGCAAGAAAAAATGGAGACAGAAACCAGAGAAACTTGGGCGATCGCGCAAGATTTAGCTGTTTCCATGCGTACTGCTGCTTATATTCACGCTTTAAACCGCCTCGGAGAAGCCTTAGATGCGAAAGGAACCAGAGATTATTACGTTAATGGGTTAGTTCATTAATATAGTACAGGGTGTATAGCGATCGCACACCAGGAAAAATGTCCTCGCTGAGTGCGATCGCTATGCTGACGCGCAAGGTGCGGATCGCGCTAAGATCCACTAAGATTTCCTAACTCTTACTGCTATGAGTCATTCTTTAAATACCAGCCACCAGCGAGATCCGCTCTTAACTATTATTACCAATAGTTTACTGTTAGCCTTATTAACTAACTTAGCAATTTTACCAGCTACAGCGAGGGACGCGATCGCCTCTCAACCAGCTACCTTAGCCCAAACCACCGAAACAACTGAAACCTCACCAATAGTTAACCAATTAATCGGCATTTGGCAATATCAAGATCCCGAAACCGAGGCACTTCTGAGGTTAGTTTTTGCTGATAACCAGCAAATGTATACCATCTTACCTACCGAGGAAGGTTCTTATGTTGCCGTCGAAATGGGCTACCAAATAAATCCTACCAACAATCCCATGCAAATTGATTTGCAAATTAACTCAGAAGAAAAAGCTTTAACAGTTTTTGAGTTAACCCCAGAAGGCAAACTACGTTTAGAATTAGATGGAATCGCGGCAGGAAATACTCGTCCAGAAACTCTCAGCGAAAACGCCACCTTATTTGAAAAAGTTAGTAACGACCCGACTTTACCAGAAAATGTGGAAACAGTTCAGCTAGAAAGCCCAGAAGAACAAGCTAGACGAGTACCGATACAATACATCAGTCTGTTAGCCAAAGCCCAACAAGCTTATTTTCTCGAAAAGGGAACTTTTGCCGCCAATTTAACCGAACTTGGGATTGCTGCAAATTTAGAAACTCAGTCTTATCGCTACGAAATTATTAAACCAGAAACTGAACTCGAAAGCGTCACCATAACTGCTCGTTCTAAAGATAGGGAATTACCGAGTTACACGGCTGCTTTATTTGTTACCGAAGTTGATGGTAACAAAACCACAGTTGGCGGTATTTGTGCAACCAACGAACCTTCTACCTCTCCTCCAGCTACGCCTACAGTTTCAAGTAATGAATCTCCAGAAATTCAATGTCCTGTTGGTTCGAGTTTGTTGGAGTGATTGTTGTTTGGGAGACAA
This portion of the Oscillatoria salina IIICB1 genome encodes:
- a CDS encoding type IV pilin-like G/H family protein; translated protein: MSHSLNTSHQRDPLLTIITNSLLLALLTNLAILPATARDAIASQPATLAQTTETTETSPIVNQLIGIWQYQDPETEALLRLVFADNQQMYTILPTEEGSYVAVEMGYQINPTNNPMQIDLQINSEEKALTVFELTPEGKLRLELDGIAAGNTRPETLSENATLFEKVSNDPTLPENVETVQLESPEEQARRVPIQYISLLAKAQQAYFLEKGTFAANLTELGIAANLETQSYRYEIIKPETELESVTITARSKDRELPSYTAALFVTEVDGNKTTVGGICATNEPSTSPPATPTVSSNESPEIQCPVGSSLLE